The nucleotide sequence TCCTGACCCGCCCGTTTTTTCTAAGGTAGCCCTCACCCGTAGTCCCTCTCCCACGGGGAGAGGGAAACCGCTTCCGCAGTGCGCTAAATGTAGGGCGGGGATTTTAATCCCCGCCGCTTATTCACCTAACCCTGCGCTGGTCAGTACTGCGTGTAGTAGAAGTAGTACGCCTCGCCGACCCCCACGTCGAACCCGTTGACGTACACGTGCGGCGTTACCGCCAGCTCGTATTCCCCCTGCGCCATGTTCAGCGCCCAGTAGGGGATGTAGAGCTGCGTGCCCGACACGTCCAGGTTCTGATATGGGATGTCGAACACGACCGTGTAGGCCGCCACCTCCCCGTAGATGTCGGAGAAGGCGGCGTGGTTGGCCAGCAGGGGCGAGCCGTCGGAGAAGGTGAAGGAGAGGAGCAGCTGCCCCTGTCCGCCGGAGCAGTTGTAGATGCCGCCCCCCAGGCTCACCACCATCCCCAGCCCGTCCGGGGTGTAGACGTCGAAGGCCATGTCGGCGGCGTAAACCTCGGCGTAGGGGGAATCCGAGGAGACGTAGATGTCGGGGTCGTAGACAGTCTGGGTCGGGGTGGGGTCGTAGTCCTCGACGTACGTGACGGTCGAGGTCTCCGGGTGCTCGGTCACCTCGGGCTCGACGTAGGTGACGTCGGGCGGGGTGTTGACGATGAGGTCCTGGCAGACGTAGCCCTCGACGACCATGGCCTGGAGGGCGTCGTAGGAGACCCAGCCCTTGCCGTTGTCGGACCAAAGCCGCTGGCGATCTGGGCCTTCATCTCCACGGTGTCCATGACGTTGACGCGGCGCCAGGTGGCAATGCGGTAGGGGTTGCCGGAGGATTTGAGCGCCGCCGAGGGCTGCCGCGAGCAGTCGTACTGGTCGTACTCGAAGCTGGAAATAGGCACCGTGCCCTGCTCGGTGAGGATGTTGAAGGCGTCTATGTAGCTGCACCCGCCGAAGCGGTTGCCCGGCGGGTAGGCGATCTGGTTGTAGATGTAGGCGGGGCTGAAGACGTGGTCGGAGTCGGAGAGGTCCCAGCCGCGCTCGACGCACTCCTGGTAGCTCTTGACGGCGTAGGAGGAGGCCCAGCCGACGCAGGAGGACTGCTCGCCCTGGTCGCCCGGGGTGGGGAAGTAGCGCGAGAGGTCGGCGCTGATCGGCAGCTCGCCCATCAGCGGCGGCGAGGCCAGGGGGATCGCGCGGTAGCGGTCCTCTTCGGCGAAGATGAGGCCCGTGGCGTGGGTGGCCAGCGCGGGCGCCAGCACGCCGATTGCACAAAGCGCGCAGACTACGCACAAAACGGTTTTTCTATCCGGCATGGTCGGCCTCCGGGAAGGGGGATTTTTCGATAGTGTAGCTTACCGGGGGTGAATTTGTCAGGTGCAAAGGGTCGTGGGTTATAATCACCGGCATGGAGCATCCGGAAGACACCATCGTGGCGGTGGCCACGGCGCCGGGCCGGGGGGCGCTGGATGTCGTGCGCCTGTCGGGCCCGCGTGCGGCTGAAATCTGCGCGGCGTTCATCCACCCCGATCCGCGGAAAAAGCCGGAGCGGCACAACTTCGCCGCCCGGGCCCAGGGCGTCGGGGGCGTCCTGGACCGGCTCACCTGCACGCGCTTCCGCGCCCCGAGGAGCTACACCGGCCAGGACGCGGTGGAGCTCTGCTGCCACGGCGGCGGGACGATAGCCCGGCGGCTGGTGGAGCTGGCCGTGGAATCCGGCGCCCGGCCGGCCGAGCCGGGGGAGTTCACCCGGCGGGCCTACGAGGCGGGGAAGCTGGACCTCCTGCAGGCCGAGGCGGTGGGGGCGCTCACCGGAGCGCGGTCCGCGGCCGGGGTGCGCCTTCTGGAGCGTCAGCTCGGCGGGGCACTATCGAAAAAAATCAGCGGGCTGCGGGTAAGGCTACTCGACCTTTCGGCGGGGCTGGAGGCGGAGCTGGCCTACCCCGACGACGTGCCGCCCACGAGCGGCGCGGAATACATCGCGCAAATCGAGGGGATTCGGGAGGAGTTGAGCGATCTGGCCGGAACGGCGGCCTTCGCCCGGGCGGCGATTTCCGGCGCGGCCGTCGTCCTGGTCGGGGCGGAGAACGTCGGCAAGAGCTCCCTCTTCAACCGGCTGCTCGGGGTCGACGCGGCGCTGGTGACCCCCACGCCGGGCACCACCCGCGACGCCCTCTCCGGCGAGCTCGCGCTGGGCGAGATTTCCGTCACTCTTTACGACACGGCGG is from bacterium and encodes:
- a CDS encoding C1 family peptidase, whose amino-acid sequence is MPDRKTVLCVVCALCAIGVLAPALATHATGLIFAEEDRYRAIPLASPPLMGELPISADLSRYFPTPGDQGEQSSCVGWASSYAVKSYQECVERGWDLSDSDHVFSPAYIYNQIAYPPGNRFGGCSYIDAFNILTEQGTVPISSFEYDQYDCSRQPSAALKSSGNPYRIATWRRVNVMDTVEMKAQIASGFGPTTARAGSPTTPSRPWSSRATSARTSSSTPRPTSPTSSPR
- a CDS encoding 50S ribosome-binding GTPase, with protein sequence MEHPEDTIVAVATAPGRGALDVVRLSGPRAAEICAAFIHPDPRKKPERHNFAARAQGVGGVLDRLTCTRFRAPRSYTGQDAVELCCHGGGTIARRLVELAVESGARPAEPGEFTRRAYEAGKLDLLQAEAVGALTGARSAAGVRLLERQLGGALSKKISGLRVRLLDLSAGLEAELAYPDDVPPTSGAEYIAQIEGIREELSDLAGTAAFARAAISGAAVVLVGAENVGKSSLFNRLLGVDAALVTPTPGTTRDALSGELALGEISVTLYDTAGRPELFRDEISALAAGRAALAAGVADLLLLVVEAADPAVPGWAGEEMRRTPTLALVNKSDLATEEVISSAVKILTGEAGLPPEGVLAVSAKTGRGLGELRARMAEVISPPDVDAALTSARQAEGVNRAVRFLEEARKALVGPTWDAAAVEISNARRALEEVLGMVTDEEVLGKIFSTFCVGK